The Micromonospora sp. NBC_01740 genome includes a window with the following:
- a CDS encoding ABC transporter substrate-binding protein — MAFARSRQALAIAGVLGLALSATACGTGDDKKSDTAGSAECAAYEKYGDIDGKKVKIYSSIREIEADRLAESWKQFEDCTGIKIDHEGSGEFEAQLNVLVDGGNAPDLAFIPQPGLLKRFVDSGKLKPVGAETKKMAEENYPADWLKYSTVNGQFYGAPLGSNVKSFVWYSPKTFKEKGWTVPTSWDELIKLSDQIAATGTKPWCAGIESGEATGWPATDWIEDLMLRTQTPEVYDQWVTHGIPFNDPKVAEALDKAGTILKNEKYVNGGFGGVKSIATTSFQEAGVPITTGKCALHRQASFYANNWPEGTKVAEDGDVFAFYFPAIDASKGKPVLGGGEFVAAFNDRPEVQAVQTYLASGEYTNSRAKIGDWVSANNKLDLANVPNPVDKLSVQILQDKSSVFRFDGSDLMPAAVGSGTFWKAMVQWINGKDTATVLRDVESGWK, encoded by the coding sequence ATGGCGTTTGCCAGATCACGCCAGGCTCTCGCGATCGCCGGCGTGCTGGGGCTGGCGCTGAGCGCCACCGCCTGCGGCACCGGCGACGACAAGAAGAGCGACACCGCGGGCTCCGCGGAGTGCGCCGCATACGAGAAGTACGGCGACATCGACGGCAAGAAGGTCAAGATCTACTCGTCGATCCGGGAGATCGAGGCCGACCGCCTCGCGGAGTCCTGGAAGCAGTTCGAGGACTGCACCGGCATCAAGATCGACCACGAGGGCAGCGGCGAGTTCGAGGCGCAGCTCAACGTCCTGGTCGACGGCGGCAACGCCCCCGACCTCGCGTTCATCCCGCAGCCGGGTCTGCTCAAGCGGTTCGTCGACTCGGGCAAGCTCAAGCCGGTCGGCGCCGAGACGAAGAAGATGGCCGAGGAGAACTACCCGGCCGACTGGCTGAAGTACAGCACCGTCAACGGCCAGTTCTACGGCGCCCCGCTCGGCTCCAACGTGAAGTCCTTCGTGTGGTACTCGCCGAAGACCTTCAAGGAGAAGGGCTGGACGGTCCCGACCAGCTGGGACGAGCTGATCAAGCTCAGCGACCAGATCGCCGCCACCGGCACCAAGCCGTGGTGCGCCGGCATCGAGTCGGGTGAGGCCACCGGCTGGCCGGCCACCGACTGGATCGAGGACCTGATGCTGCGGACGCAGACCCCCGAGGTCTACGACCAGTGGGTCACCCACGGCATCCCGTTCAACGACCCGAAGGTCGCCGAGGCCCTCGACAAGGCCGGCACCATCCTCAAGAACGAGAAGTACGTCAACGGCGGCTTCGGCGGCGTGAAGAGCATCGCCACCACCTCCTTCCAGGAGGCCGGCGTGCCGATCACCACGGGCAAGTGCGCGCTGCACCGCCAGGCGTCCTTCTACGCCAACAACTGGCCGGAGGGCACCAAGGTGGCCGAGGACGGCGACGTCTTCGCCTTCTACTTCCCGGCGATCGACGCCAGCAAGGGCAAGCCCGTGCTGGGCGGCGGCGAGTTCGTCGCGGCCTTCAACGACCGCCCCGAGGTCCAGGCCGTGCAGACCTACCTCGCGTCCGGCGAGTACACCAACAGCCGCGCCAAGATCGGCGACTGGGTGTCGGCCAACAACAAGCTCGACCTGGCCAACGTCCCCAACCCCGTCGACAAGCTCTCCGTGCAGATCCTCCAGGACAAGTCCAGCGTCTTCCGCTTCGACGGCTCGGACCTGATGCCGGCGGCCGTCGGCTCCGGGACGTTCTGGAAGGCCATGGTGCAGTGGATCAACGGTAAGGACACCGCGACCGTGCTCCGGGACGTGGAGAGCGGCTGGAAGTGA
- a CDS encoding carbohydrate ABC transporter permease, translated as MEFDFAAEQPKFLMLMYGLVAFVAVVGGLLLLLDVVPAWFARRREAQLVAASASGAPIPRRRKPREGVFALFFLLPTLLLLAIGLVVPAVRTVLLSFMDQGSNDWVGLRNYGWMFSEDSIVRVLLNTLIWVLLVPLVATTFGLVYAVLVDKARFEAVAKSLIFLPMAISFVGASIIWKFVYAYRGDGQEQIGLLNQIVVSLGGEPKQWLLDSPLNTLLLIVIMVWIQAGFAMVVLSAAIKAIPADIVEAARLDGVTPWQMFWQITMPSIRPALIVVVVTLSIATLKVFDIVRTSTNGNYDTSVIANEMYNQAFRYGENGQGSALAVFLFVLVIPIVIYQIRNIRQQREG; from the coding sequence ATGGAGTTCGACTTCGCTGCGGAACAGCCGAAGTTCCTCATGCTGATGTACGGGCTGGTCGCCTTCGTCGCGGTGGTGGGCGGTCTGCTCCTGCTCCTCGACGTGGTGCCGGCCTGGTTCGCCCGCCGCCGGGAGGCGCAGCTCGTCGCTGCCTCCGCGAGCGGCGCCCCGATCCCCCGCCGGCGCAAGCCGCGCGAGGGTGTCTTCGCGCTTTTCTTCCTGCTGCCCACGCTGCTGCTGCTCGCCATCGGGCTGGTGGTCCCGGCCGTCCGCACCGTGCTGCTGTCGTTCATGGACCAGGGCAGCAACGACTGGGTAGGGCTGCGCAACTACGGCTGGATGTTCTCCGAGGACTCCATCGTCCGGGTGTTGCTCAACACTCTGATCTGGGTGCTCCTCGTCCCGCTGGTGGCCACCACGTTCGGCCTGGTCTACGCCGTGCTGGTGGACAAGGCCCGGTTCGAGGCGGTCGCCAAGTCGCTGATCTTCCTGCCGATGGCGATCTCCTTCGTCGGCGCCAGCATCATCTGGAAGTTCGTCTACGCCTACCGGGGCGACGGGCAGGAGCAGATCGGTCTGCTCAACCAGATCGTGGTCAGCCTCGGTGGCGAGCCGAAGCAGTGGCTGCTCGACTCACCGCTGAACACGCTGCTGCTGATCGTGATCATGGTCTGGATCCAGGCCGGTTTCGCGATGGTGGTGCTCTCCGCCGCGATCAAGGCGATCCCCGCCGACATCGTGGAGGCCGCCCGGCTCGACGGGGTCACCCCGTGGCAGATGTTCTGGCAGATCACCATGCCGAGCATCCGGCCGGCGCTGATCGTGGTCGTGGTGACGCTGTCGATCGCCACCCTCAAGGTCTTCGACATCGTCCGGACGTCCACCAACGGCAACTACGACACCAGCGTGATCGCCAACGAGATGTACAACCAGGCGTTCCGCTACGGCGAGAACGGGCAGGGCTCGGCGCTGGCGGTGTTCCTGTTCGTCCTGGTGATCCCGATCGTGATCTACCAGATCCGCAACATCCGTCAGCAGCGGGAGGGCTGA
- a CDS encoding LacI family DNA-binding transcriptional regulator, which translates to MTRIDDVARLAGVSTATVSRALRGLPTVSAATRRRVLAAAEQLEYAVSPSASRLAGGRTGTVAVVVPRITRWFFGTVVEAVEDILQQSGYDLLLYNLGGREQIRQRVLRTANLHKRVDAIMLVATPLRPADLTALTKLKLPGVTISSGTVVPGWPCVRIDDVGVARTATRHLLDLGHRRIAHISGDPDDELAYTTHLDRRRGYREALRDAGLVPDPELDVESQFTISGGTRATEELLRRGDPPTAIFAACDEMAMGAMTALRDAGLRVPQDVSVIGVDDHDLASVLGLSTIAQPAAEQGRLATRILLDPLHGRALPPGSTPYLDTPGSPVILPTRLIVRESTAPPRAH; encoded by the coding sequence GTGACGAGGATCGATGATGTCGCACGCCTGGCCGGGGTCTCCACCGCCACCGTGTCCCGGGCGCTGCGAGGGCTGCCGACGGTCTCGGCCGCGACCCGGCGCCGGGTGCTCGCGGCGGCCGAGCAACTGGAGTACGCCGTCTCGCCGAGCGCCTCGCGGCTGGCCGGCGGACGCACCGGCACGGTCGCCGTCGTGGTCCCCCGCATCACCCGGTGGTTCTTCGGCACCGTCGTCGAGGCGGTCGAGGACATCCTCCAGCAGTCGGGCTACGACCTGCTGCTCTACAACCTCGGCGGGCGGGAGCAGATCCGTCAGCGGGTGCTGCGCACCGCCAACCTGCACAAGCGCGTCGACGCGATCATGCTGGTCGCCACGCCGCTGCGGCCCGCCGACCTGACCGCCCTGACGAAGCTGAAGCTGCCCGGGGTGACCATCAGCTCCGGCACGGTGGTGCCCGGCTGGCCCTGCGTACGCATCGACGACGTGGGCGTCGCGCGGACCGCCACCCGGCACCTGCTCGACCTGGGGCACCGGCGGATCGCCCACATCTCCGGCGACCCGGACGACGAACTGGCCTACACCACCCACCTCGACCGGCGGCGCGGCTACCGGGAGGCGCTGCGCGACGCCGGGCTGGTCCCCGACCCCGAGCTCGACGTGGAGTCGCAGTTCACCATCAGCGGCGGCACGCGGGCCACCGAGGAGTTGCTCCGGCGCGGCGACCCGCCGACGGCCATCTTCGCGGCCTGCGACGAGATGGCGATGGGGGCGATGACCGCGCTGCGCGACGCCGGCCTGCGGGTGCCGCAGGACGTCAGCGTGATCGGCGTCGACGACCACGACCTGGCCAGCGTCCTCGGGCTGAGCACGATCGCCCAGCCGGCGGCGGAACAGGGCCGGCTCGCCACGCGGATCCTGCTCGACCCGCTGCACGGCCGGGCCCTGCCGCCGGGGAGCACCCCCTACCTCGACACGCCGGGATCACCGGTGATCCTGCCCACTCGGCTGATCGTGCGTGAATCGACCGCACCACCCCGGGCACACTAA
- a CDS encoding carbohydrate ABC transporter permease codes for MTTATPTVAAGTQKTGGRGTSTAGRVRRRLNSRTATVVSIVIAVFWTIPTFGLFVSSIRPEDEIKSSGWWNFFTSPSFTLENYQEVLFGRSSSSGQLASYFINSLAITIPSVLFPIAFAALAAYALAWINFRGRDWLYVAIFALQIVPLQMALVPLLKFFSTGVTVGGVTILPAWDLVDEQKFAQVWFAHTCFALPFAVFLLHNFMSQLPGELMESARVDGATHPKIFRSIVLPLITPALAAIGIFQFLWVWNDLLVALIFAGGGDETAPLTVRLAEMAGTRGNEWQRLTAGAFVSIVVPLIVFLSLQRYFVRGLLAGSVKG; via the coding sequence ATGACCACCGCGACGCCCACCGTCGCCGCCGGCACCCAGAAGACCGGCGGCCGGGGCACCAGCACCGCCGGGCGGGTCCGCAGGCGGCTGAACAGCCGTACCGCGACCGTCGTCTCGATCGTCATCGCGGTGTTCTGGACCATCCCCACCTTCGGCCTGTTCGTCTCCTCGATCCGGCCGGAGGACGAGATCAAGAGCAGCGGGTGGTGGAACTTCTTCACCAGCCCGTCGTTCACCCTCGAGAACTACCAGGAGGTGCTGTTCGGGCGCTCCTCGTCGTCCGGGCAGCTCGCCAGCTACTTCATCAACTCGCTGGCGATCACCATCCCGTCGGTGCTCTTCCCGATCGCCTTCGCGGCCCTGGCCGCGTACGCGCTCGCCTGGATCAACTTCCGGGGCCGGGACTGGCTCTACGTCGCGATCTTCGCGTTGCAGATCGTGCCGTTGCAGATGGCCCTGGTGCCGCTGCTGAAGTTCTTCTCCACCGGCGTCACCGTCGGCGGGGTCACCATCCTGCCGGCCTGGGACCTGGTCGACGAACAGAAGTTCGCGCAGGTGTGGTTCGCGCACACCTGCTTCGCGCTGCCGTTCGCCGTCTTCCTGCTGCACAACTTCATGTCGCAGCTGCCCGGAGAGCTGATGGAGTCGGCCCGGGTCGACGGGGCCACCCACCCGAAGATCTTCCGCAGCATCGTGCTGCCGCTGATCACCCCGGCGCTGGCCGCGATCGGCATCTTCCAGTTCCTCTGGGTCTGGAACGACCTGCTGGTCGCGCTGATCTTCGCCGGTGGCGGCGACGAGACCGCCCCGCTCACCGTCCGGCTGGCCGAGATGGCCGGCACCCGGGGCAACGAGTGGCAGCGGCTCACCGCCGGCGCGTTCGTCTCGATCGTCGTACCGCTGATCGTCTTCCTGTCCCTCCAGCGCTACTTCGTGCGCGGCCTGCTCGCCGGCAGCGTCAAGGGCTGA